The following nucleotide sequence is from Nothobranchius furzeri strain GRZ-AD chromosome 11, NfurGRZ-RIMD1, whole genome shotgun sequence.
caagcaagacgcgccccgaagatcgtcttgccacatgtcagcactcggtctgactgagcgcctccaggagagaggcccaagcaagacgcgccccgaggagcgtcttgccacatgtgaacactgggtctgactgagcgcctccaggagagaggcccaagcaagatgcgcccggaggagcgtcttgccacatgtcagcactcggtctgactgagcgcctccaggagagaggcccaagcaagacgcgccccgaggagcatcttgacacatgtctcctctgggtctgactgagcgcctccaggagagaggcccaagcaagacgtgccccgaggagcgtcttgccacatgtcaacactgggtctgactgagtgcctccatgagagaagccccagcaagacgcgccccgaggagcatcttgccacatgtcaacactgggtctgactgagaacctccaggagagaggcccaagcaagatgcgccccgaggagcgtcttgccacatgccaacactgggtctgactgagcgcctccaggagagaggcccaagcaagacgcgccccgaggagcgtcttgtcacatgtcactactcggtctgactgagcgcctccaggagagaggcccaagcaagacgtgccccgaggagcatcttgccacatgtcaacaatgggtctgactgagggcctccaggagagaagcccaagcaagaagcgccccgaggagagtcttgccacatgtcaacactgggtgtgagagagggcatccaggagagaggcccaagcaatacgcgccccgaggagcgtcttgccacatgtcaccacagggtctgactgagcgcctccaggagagaggcccaagcaagaagcgccccgaggagcgtcttgccacgtgtcaacagtgggtctgattgagggccttctggagagaggcccaagcaagaagcgccccgaggagcgtcttgccacatgtcaacaatgggtctgatgtctctgatctgtacactgcaggcctgaccggggtttgagcgcaagggcctgtgtgtgtgtgtgtgtgtgtgtgtgtgtgtgtgtgtgtgtgtgtgtgtgtgtgtgtgtgtgtgtgtgtgtgtgtgtgtgtgtgaaacaaataaagatagatatagctagtgcggccacgagcggtcgtgcagggtagaggctgcgcgaaaacgcctctaaaacaagcgcgtgcccgcgcccaatccggcgtctacttgttcaacgaactcagcaggttctccaacaatagggtcggcgtgatcgtgtccttaccacatgtcaacactgggtctgacagagggcctccaggagagaggcccaagcaagacgcgccccgaggagcgtcttgtcacatgtcaacactgggtctgactgagcgcctccaggagagaagccccagcaagacgtgccccgaggagcgtcttgccacatgtcagcactcggtctgactgagcgcctccaggagagaggcccaagcaaaatgcgccccgaggagcgtcttgccacatgtcaacaatgggtcttactgagggcctccaggagagaagcccaagcaagatgcgccccgaggagcgtcttgccacatgtcagcactcggtctgactgagcgcctccaggagagagggccaagcaagacgcgccccgaggagcgtcttgccacatgtcaacgaagggtctgacagagggcctccaggggagaagcccaagcaagacgcgctccgaggagcgtcttgccacatgtcagcactaggactgactgagcgcctccaggagagaggcccaagcaagacgcgccccgaggagcgtcttgccacatgtcacctctgggtctgactgagcgcctccaggagagaggcccaagcaagacgcgccccgaggagcgtcttgtcacatgtcaacactgggtctgactgagcgcctccaggacagacgccccagaaagacgtgccccgaggagcgtcttgccacatgtcagcactcggtctgactgagcgcctccaggagagaggcccaagcaagatgcgccccgaggagcgtcttgccacatgtcaacaatgggtctgactgagggcctccaggagagaatcccaagcaagaggcgccccgaggagcgtcttgccacatgtcaacgaagggtctgactgagggcctccaggagagaagcccaagcaagacgcgccccgaggagcgtcttgccacatgtcaacactgggtctgactgagcgcctccaggagagatgcccaaacaagaaacgcccaaagagcctcttgacacatgtcaacactgggtcttactgatcgccaccccaggagagaggcccaagcaagacgcgccccgaggagcgtcttgccacatgtcaacactgggtctgactaagcgcctccaggagagaggcccaagcaagaaacgcccaaagagcctcttgacacatgtcaacactgggtctgactgagcttctccaggagagaggcccaagcaagacgcgccccgtggagcgtcttgccacatgtcacctctgggtctgactgagcacctccaggagagaggcccaagcaagacgcgccccgaggagcgtcttgtcacatgccaacattgggtctgactgagcgcctccaggagagaggcccaagcaagaaacgcccgaggagcgtcttgacacatgtcaacactgggtcggactgatcgcctccccaggagagaggcccaagcaagacgcgccctgaggagcgtcttgccacatgtcaacactgggtctgactgagtgcctccatgagagaagccccagctagacgcgccccgaggagcgtcttgccacatgtcagcactcggtctgactgagtgcctccaggagagaggcccaagaaagacgcgccccaaggagcgtcttgccacatgtcaacactgggtctgactgagcacctccaggagagaggcccaagcaagacgtgcctagaggagcgttttgccacatgtcaacactgggtctgacagagggcctcaaggggagaggcccaagcaagatgcgccccgaggagcgtcttgccacatgtcaacgaagggtctgactgagggcctccaggagagaagcccaagcaagacgcgccccgagtagcgtcttgccacatgtcagcactaggtctgactgagcgcctccaggagagaggcccaagcaagacgcgccccgaggagcgtcttgtcacatgtcaacaccgggtctcactgagcgcctccaggagagaagccccagcaagacgtgccccgaggagcgtcttgccacatgtcagcactcggtctgactgagcgcctccaggagagaggcccaagcaagatgcgcaccgaggagcgtcttgccacatgtcaacaatgggtctgactgagggcctccaggagagaagcccaagcaagatgcgccccgaggagcgtcttgccacatgtcagcactcggtctgactgagcgcctccaggagagagggccaagcaagacgcgccccgaggagcgtcttgccacatgtcaacgaagggtctgacagagggcctccaggagagaagcccaagcaagacgcgctccgaggagcgtcttgccacatgtcagcactaggactgactgagcgcctccaggagagaggcccaagcaagacgcgccccgaggagcatcttgccacatgtcaacactgggtctgactgagcgcctccaggagagaggcccaagcaagacgcgcccccaggagcgtcttgccacatgtcaacactgggtctgacagagggcctccaggagagaggcccaagcaagacgcgccccgaggagcgtcttgccacatgtcacctctgggtctgactgagcgcctccaggagagaggcccaagcaagacgcgccccgtggagcgtcttgtcacatgtcaacactgggtctgaatgagcgcctccaggagagaagccccagaaagacgtgccccgaggagcgtcttgccacatgtcagcactcggtctgactgagcggctccaggagagaggcccaagcaagatgtgccccgaggagcgtcttgccacatgtcaacaatgggtctgactgagggcctccaggagagaatcccaagcaagaggcgccccgaggagcgtcttgccacatgtcaacgaagggtctgactgagggcctacaggagagaagcccaagcaagacgcgccacgaggagcgtcttgccacatgtcagcactaggtctgactgagcgcctccaggagagaggcccaagcaagacgcgccccgaggagcgtcttgccacatgtcaacactgggtctgactgagcgcctccaggagagaggcccaagcaagaaacgcccaaagagcctcttgacacatgtcaacactgggtctgactgatcgcctccccaggagagaggtccaagcaagacgcgccccgaggagcgtcttgccacatgtcaacaatgggtctgactgaggtaccgggagagaagcccaagcaagacgcgccccaaggagcatcttgccacatgtcagcactcggtctgactgagcgcctccaggagagaggcccaagcaagacgtgccccgaggagcgtcttgccacatgtcaacactgggtctgactgagcttctccaggagagaggcccaagcaagacgcgccccgaggagcgtcttgccacatgtcacctctgggtctgactgagcacctccaggagagaggcccaagcaagacgcgccccgaggagcgtcttgtcacatgccaacattgggtctgactgagcgcctccaggagagaggcccaagcaagaaacgcccgaggagcgtcttgacacatgtcaacactgggtctgactgatcgcctccccaggagagaggtccatgcaagacgcgccctgaggagcgtcttgccacatgtcaacactgggtctgactgagtgcctccatgatagaagccccagcaagacgcgcccctagtagcgtcttgccacatgtcagcactcggtctgactgagcgcctccaggagagaggcccaagcaagacgcgccccaaggagcgtcttgccacatgtcaacactgggtctgactgagcacctccaggagagaggcccaagcaagacatgtggcaagacgctcctcggggcgcgtcttgcttgggcctctctcctggaggcgctcagtcagactcagtagtgacatgtgacctgacgctcctcggggcgcgtcttgcttgggcttctctcctggaggccctcagtcagacccattgttgacatgtggcaagacgctcctcggggcacgtcttgcttgggcctctctcctggagtcgctcagtcagaccgagtcgtgacatgtggcaagacgcctctcggggcgcgtcttgcttggacctctctcctggaggcgctcagttagaccgagtagtgacatgtcgcaagacgctcctcggggcgcatcttgcttgtgcctctttcctggaggcgatcagtcataccgagtgctgacataaggcaagacgctcctcggggcgcgtcttgctggcgcctctctcctggaggcgctcaatcagacccagtggtgacacgtggcaagacgctcctcggggcgcgtcttgctggcgcctctctcctggaggcgctcaatcagacccagtggtgacacgtggcaagacgctcctcggggcgcgtcttgcttgggcctctctcctggaggcgctcagtcagacccagtggtgacatgtggcaagacactcctcggggcgcgtcttgcttgggcctctctcctggaggccctctgtcagacccagtgttgacatgtgtcaagacgctccacggggcgcgtcttgcttgggcttctctcctggaggccctcagtcaaacccattgttgacatgtggcaagacgctcctcggggcgcgtcttgcttgggcctctctcctggaggcactcagtcagaccgagtgcttgcatgtggcaagacgctcctcggggcgcgtcttgcttgggcctctctcctggaggcgctcagtcagaaccagaggtgacatgtggcaagacgctcctcggggcgcgtcttgcttgggcctctctcctggaggccctctgtcagacccagtgttaacatgtggcaagacgctcctccgggtgcatcttgcttgggcctctctcctggaggccctcagtaagacccattgttgacatgtggcaagacactcctcggggcgcgtcttgcttgggcctctctccagaagaacctcaatcagacccagtgttgacatgtggcaagacgctcctcggggcgcgtcttgcttgggcctctctcctggaggcgctcagtcagactgagtagtgaccatagactgtacatatactggaaaattcgattccataggcttcaataacacgttatctgtccataatgggaggtgtccaccaccgccattttgaccgtgtcacaggttccgtccagcccagacaattccataaaagggaagagaggaggcgctgagggtgtggctgtaaggctgggctcgagtgacgacacccaggcgaactagctacgagctaacctgaagctaaccctggctaacccaaagctaaagcggaggtgggagccgagctaacggatgtagccacctagcttcaacccaaccggagctaactggaacacccatcgacctgaacctcacacggagtttaggtggaggttttctgcgcctgttcgtgagaagtacctgtattaaaaaagttttaaatcggtaagtttataatttatttccgtaatgaatacattttgctttgagcaagttttcagtacagtttttttcggcgctatcactcctgagtcgcaccagccattaaatgtatcatgaagaagagaaaatatatttaagtcgtattttggggggacattttattatctttcttacaaaatccgagaccaagcgtttcacattgcaagacaagcaccggtaaccataacagaatgaacagccagcagaggagaggatggcggtgtttcaaaccctcccggccggcgtgtagagctcattcctgggctggagccggccctcagcaccccgccacaggctctaacagatgctggcggtgtttcatatatttccaaaacgtaatacttgtttgtatcttgtacagccagctagcctttattctggactcagtacaatttaccaaaagtaaagagacattatacagatgaagtaagcacaagataacttactggaagacacagagttatcatcagaaccagaacaagagcctgataacagtcatgtgaaaataacagttaaaaagtatgtatgtataatagaaataaaaatatattagaattagtgtaactcactgtgatccaaacaataaatcagccatagctgattagtaaacatgacatgaggtttgggagtttttaagtttcattcttttattaatttttttttcctccatagccatttggatcattggggacagctgagtgaggcgtggtgcccagagagctgcagagacaacattggcctccctgacgtctgtgtctcctggttcggttggggcggaccatcgacatacatacatgtgccgacactgtgccctgttttataaaatgtagtgttaaaaataaatgtttttgctcaattactggaatttctttggttaagacaaaagtgaggaataatcatttacaagttatttgtacaacaggcccattttaaatcccaacagtttcttagcagacaatagaaatgtgttctttactaactttacttggtttgaaaatcttactaaaataaacttgagtgccgtattgcaaaacccaatcatacttgttatgtaaacattagctttgaagatattttttacagatatatatttgtgtgcaacaaaaaccaaacttaaataatttgtcattctttattgaaaaacaacaaaatacaggtatacagaagtgtgggaaaatgataatgtgaaagtattgcactataaatgaagtgagatgagatgaaggtgagatgaaggtggacgccagcgggctggacgccggacgaggaaacctggagacggatcgctcagacaggaagggaagagcttcctcttaccttgatggaattaaagttagccgtcgtctgaacgcccaaccgtacggtctgaggtcaaaggtcacaggaaacacacaccagtcagcagtcatacagatgcataaagataactgtagccatggcaaccagctgacatgtccccactttcaccagcacctggtgcctgccgggtcacctgaattcctgtgtgatgtcagcacggtcggccgtgactgctgccatcagaggtgacctctgatcagctgaatgaactcaccttccagggtgacgccgtgttaagagtcggcttcatcctgtaaacaaacaaacaaacaaatgagtggtaacaaaaacaccacgtctggttctggttgaggcggaggacaacatgcacctttccaggagcagaacccagatgttcttgttgctacaaacagagacgagcagagttaacaaaccaggaagtgagagggaccagctgctgcagacaggtgacgctcacctgagcctgaaccataggagcctcctcagccatcagaccttctgactccagttcagatgccaccttgttgatgtccctcaggcgggactcgttggccttcaggtcctgcaggacaaaagcacctgctgattatcttgttgctgtcgggttaacaggtctggtgttagaacgtggtggataagaatgttctgacgggccgagggctctgaactcaccctgcaggactgggcctgctccttcagggcctggatgctgctgccataagccgacaggtccgacatcaggacctcgtgcttcttcaggagagcctgtggagcagaacatcagaaccttcagctcgtctgacacaagtggagctttctcgcagcgatggtccaatcggatccgccactgtaaaacaaaccctgctcagttcaccgcagacgcagctctgcgggtgtttagtggaaaagcgtgagccttctgccggctgccacgtgtcatggctgctctgcagcgggaacacacatcacagcttgtaaaccgtttgaaataagagcgccgggaacacgtttgtcatcacttcctgtgcgaggccagcacttctacccctaacccatgagacgctcaaacgagcaacgacgtctggtagacaaccgaaggaaatgacaaatacagaaacactaattatgaaggactggaaagagagcaaagaaaagcgattggagtttctcaggaagggacttccatacctcggccaagtcctcgtctttcccttagtctggacttccaacgatgggctccttctccctcatccaggactcggcctcattagcatccgcaaagtactgctgggcctgcagagtcctccaggtcctgcctcctctgggacgccttggcctttagcgtgtcccaacgtccatgaagctctgacagcttagtcttcacctcctcaccagcgaagtgacctggacccaaaaaaagtgagccagaacctgcagacacctcagaaacatgtcaggaccagacctgctctaccttcctccaccatggtctctcctttctgggtgacagccttgatgcgaggttcatgacctgtgatctcagcctgcagagcctggtgcttcttcaacaggttctggacaccaatcaggtccttccctgaggacacatgttagagttcagcattatgcagtagacagaccagtttaacccaggggtttctttcttctacaatctgctcttgaactgtattatttcctgctatttcagctgttaactttattttttctccaagtgtttttctccccagaagaagctacaacgacgttctgctgagctgtggtggcctcatggagggggccatcggctagcacactgctgctaaccacttaaacattctccctctcctgatagtaacattttactttctttgatgttggatgtgctaatactagtttacccgtttaattatagattcactaggataaatacaataaagtttatctcttgccaaatagaatatttactgtggcgagcccgtgaagaggtgtaggagaatgcgacaaatttgtctgttaaaaagtctgttatgtacaaaaaacacaatatcatcacactattttggaccgatacatgacggtcaggtccagcttggggagaaaatatgacacgtctttcaggatggacttcatctttggtagctggcgaagccgggaaaagcaggatctaaccacctggctaatgtgggagtccatccgcatctctgggtccaaaaccacccccaggttagtgatggttggcttcactaagctgcaaaaacagggttgcaggacaggactaactgcagtgggagagggaggaacaaatattccagttataaatattaaatatttgaacaaataaatatttgttaaaaggaagaaactgatgatgactttaagattagaggaatgttctagaacgggtctggaaccaacgatggccctttgtatcaaatttggattaaaaaaatagctcatgattttatttatggatggaataaaaatacaggttgtaagcatcttctcagtatcttcatgttgcacgactttccacagcagaaggacacaaaaactgccagaattatgattagaaagatttacgttttaatctcagaatcccaacttttcccagaatcttcacattattctatgaattcagagaaaatatacatttttcagaggtctcgctcccctgttgtggatatttctcaaaattcaaccattttttctttttaaaagctttagtaagagtttggactctaaacaagttttactttgcagactgcttgtctaaaccttcatcagatctgctcataataaaacatttgggttatatttaatgcccaggaagatgctcttcctgggcattaagttatcaaaaacagataaaagtattttttaccataattttaactgctatcagctgataaaaaataataaaaaacagcctgatcattaaaggggtgtaagtgaaaccgcgcggatcacacaaaccatcatgctgtctatatgactttgaaaatatatagtttaattacagtttgatttatttgacatctgtataatgtttattattttgttttttccccctaaaagcctaacgttttagttttacatgaatattagtcattcatcacaatacataaagttacacattttaaattttaataggggaagactgcaggagggagcggtaaaatacagaaatccccagcaaaaacaagaaactttacgagtctgatgaaacccgctggagttccttcagcaggcctggtggcagctacaacggcccagtggctgtgcttggtcaatgttatcgagctcagtccggctcggccgtgaacgagccgaggcgacatcctgctctgcttaagaagaagtgttattttccgcttcagaagaagcgtccgtgttttacgctttctcagagacatgtcacgttgctaagttgttagcgccgcgcgctaacacgtcaatagtgcagcatagcctgctggaggttttaagggttcagatgaaaacaccctaccactcaggctgcttacacatcgatattaagttgtcgctgttgcgctcacgccgtaatacggtattagatgcggttaaagtcagacatgaaaaactccacgagcggtcagaccgcgcagcagctaggcgcagcaagtaggcgccggatcggtcaggctgcccggcctgaccgctggggattaccggatggaagaatggacacagaagtctccctcttagcgctccgtcatatttcaacccatttttatcttaaatgcactgggttttaccctattacccatctaaatatgccctattaattattttaccgtattttacatttaaatttcatggttaaacagtacatgctacatgttaaactgatagttagctagctacttcggtaaactcagctagtttaacggtggcagtgacataaaatacgaatatagattttaacttaccgaaaaaaatgaagtggagactccttggacgctctattagtgcaattaataccactgcaagtcattttgtccaacaattgcaccaataatatccaaagaagaatacacaaacacagagactcaaaatgccggagcagtttccaagccagaccgaggctgtactgaggcctttccacggagctagctctgtggtcacgtgggtctgaggcggcggtcacgtgtgtcggatgctcattaattatacagaattttaggctttcaatacacttaaacagaagagtgagaaaaaaattcacccccctcagagttgtcatgagtataaactagataatttagacaaaaaacatgttttggcaccaggctgtaaacatgtttatttctgctgtgaaatcggcatttttaacatgggagtcaatgaggatttgctcgcttctggcaccagcccccagcggatgagggtggaactgcaatttttcttacttccgggatgggaccattttctgagcggcattgtgggggcttggtagtgacatgtgacctgacgctcctcggggcgcgtcttgcttgggcttctctcctggaggccctcagtcagacccattgttgacatgtggcaagacgctcctcggggcacgtcttgcttgggcctctctcctggaggcgctcagtcagaccgagtcgtgacatgtggcaagacgcctctcggggcgcgtcttgcttggacctctctcctggaggcgctcagttagaccgagtagtgacatgtcgcaagacgctcctcggggcgcgtcttgcttgtgcctctttcctggaggcgatcagtcataccgagtgctgacataaggcaagacgctcctcggggcgcgtcttgctggcgcctctctcctggaggcgctcaatcagacccagtggtgacacgtggcaagacgctcctcggggcgcgtcttgcttgggcctctctcctggaggcactcagtcagacccagtggtgacacgtggcaagacgctcctcggggcgcgtcttacttgggcctctctcctggaggcgctcaatcagacccagtggtgacacgtggcaagacgctcctcgtggcgcgtcttgcttgggcctctctccagaaggccctcaatcagacccagtgttgacacgtggcaagacgctcctcggggcgcgtcttacttgggcctctctcctggaggcgctcagtcagactgagtagtgacatgtggcctgacgctcctcgcggcgcgtcttgcttgggcctctctcctggaggcgctcagtcagacccagtggtgacatgtggcaagacactcctcggggcgcgtcttgcttgggcctctctcctggaggccctctgtcagacccagtgttgacatgtgtcaagacgctccacggggcgcgtcttgcttgggcttctctcctggaggccctcagtca
It contains:
- the LOC139073057 gene encoding spectrin alpha chain, non-erythrocytic 1-like; this encodes MSDLSAYGSSIQALKEQAQSCRDLKANESRLRDINKVASELESEGLMAEEAPMVQAQQQEHLGSAPGKVHVVLRLNQNQTWCFCYHSFVCLFVYRMKPTLNTASPWKTVRLGVQTTANFNSIKVRGSSSLPV